TTAATTCCCAAACTGCTTACGGAGACGTGTACCTGCTAGGCTCCTCAAGACTTGAATTTGATTTTTGAAACTGTTTTGAAAATATTAAGAGGTCGACCTACAACTTTAGTACGACGACCCATCAGTAGAGATATGAGCCTAATTAAACATGCCGGGTCGGATCAGATCAGATCTAGGCGCGCATGCATGAGGCTTCGGCTATAAATATAATTGCTGGTTCGCAACGCCAGTAGCTCAAGaaaatacatacatacatacatacatacggcCGGGGTCAGTAAACATAGAAAATGCACGGTGAAGCAAGCGCCCAGCGTAATGagtggactgctggtaccgtagtGATCACCAAGGCCTCACCGGTGGTGGTCCGGCCGTCGGAGTTGGAGCTGGGACGAACGCCAACGCCGACGCTGCCCGCCGGTGACTACACCACCGTTCCTCTATCCTCTTTCGACAGACGCGTGCCTCCTATGCCGGCCACCTCGCTGCTGGTGTTCGAGCGCACCATCAACGAGCCCATCGAGACGATAAAGCGGGCCCTGTCCCGAGTGCTGGCTCACTACCGCCCCATGGCCGGCCGCCTCGACGGTGCCGGCGGCATCGCGTGCACCGATGAGGGCGTGACGTTCGTAGGCGCGGCAGCCAGCTGTGCTCTCAAGGAGGCCACCACGACGGCGCTGCAGGAGATGGACCTCGCCGTGTGCTATCCCGGCTTGCTCTGCCGTGATGCGGACCCCTTGCTTCTGGTGCAGGTGACAGAGTTCGCCTGTGGCGGCTTCGTTGTCGGGGTGACGTCGAACCACGTCGCCGCGGATGGCCTCGGGATGGCACAGTTCCTGCAGGCTCTCGGCGAGCTCGCGCGCGGGACCTGGCCGCCGTCTTGCATCCCTGTCAGGAGCTGGGACGAGTCGCTCCCGGTCTCGTCAGCCATCCCTGCTGCCAAGGGGAGCATGGAGCATCACGAGCCCCAGCATCTGGCTACCCTCGACATCGTCATCCCGTCGGACCTGATCAGCCGGATCAAAGCTGACGGGTGCTGCTCGGTGTTAGACGCCGTCATGGCGGTGCTCTGGCGCTGCCGCACTCGCGCGACCATGTCGCCCGGCGACGCCGAATCTCCCGCGCCGCTCAAGTTCGCCTGCAACATGCGAGCGCACGCCGGGGCGCCGGCCGGATACTACGGCAACTGCATCCGCGTGCAGGTCGTCCCGGCGACGGCCGTCGTGGTGGCCAGCAGCGGCATCGGACACCTTGTTGGGCTCATCAGGCGCGCCAAGGAGAAGGTGCCGGACCTTCTGTCCACGCCTGGCAGCGGGGCGGCAGCAGATCATCAGGGACATCAGGCGGCGCCGCCGACGTCGTCGCTCTGGTACGAGACGTTCACTGTGACGGACTGGAGGAACCTAGGCTTGGACACGGTCGACTTCGGCAGCGGGCCACCAGAGCGGGTGCTGCTGAGGCACGACAGGAGGGCAATGGTGCCGGGCTGTGTGGTGTGCCCGCCGCGCAGGGCGAGGAGGCATGGATGCGATGGGGTGGTCGTGTCGTCCAAGTTCGTCAAGCCACAACACGTCGATGCTTTGCTTGCCGAGCTCGCGGCGCTGGCAACTTCAGGGTAGCGAGTGAAATTAACATGCATCAATAATGTTGGAAACGGGTAAAATAACGTGTGGGAGGAAGGATGCGTACGACGTCGGATAACGTGTGGAAGGGGAATGCAATAAAATATAAGTACCTATTTCTTTATTCTATTTCTTCCCTGAGTTATTTTTATTATCAGTGTTGAGCGCCAAATCTGACAGCTAGATGACCAGACAATCCGATTTTGTGGTTCTGACGGCCCAGACCTCAGACGGTCCAACATAATAGCCCAAACAATCCACGATCAGATTAATTCAGGCTAGACCGCTAGAGTCCTCATCGGCAGCGACGGCATCGCGTGCAACAACGACGAGGTCATGACGTTCGTAGGCGCCATAGCTAGCTGTGCTCGCTCAAGGAGGCCACCACGATGGCGCTGCAGAAGGGTGCCGCCGCgaccaaaaaaaaacagaaacccctTAGTTACTGGACGCTAGCATTTTTTTTCTGTtaaacatatctattttaaacaTAAATACGCAAAAAACGTTGCGCTATCGATCGGTTTCGTTTagattgttaaactaatgtctTAATTACTTATCGAATACTCCATCTCTTTCAAAATAATATTTCTTTTACCTCttaatttttatgtttatattcaactATATAATGATGAACTCACTAAAGAAGCAAAAACAAATTCTATTTTGATATAGAGAGAGTTTTATTTACTATACACATGATGGTTGCATCGACAGAGAGAAGttttttaaaattaaaatatTTTTGTTAACTATTTATGGTCAACAATAACTCAATAGAGGTTAAATAGCTTGCCGATTCTATATATCGAAAAAaaagttgttggatgagattACTCTTAATAATATAAGCGATGATTTTTTATCACAAAATGTTATAAGATATTTTTAATGATCTCAGATAACAAGTAAGAGTTTACGGCTatattttacatttgttatcttATAAACTTTAAAATAGTGtataataatttttatacgtTAAATATTTTATATTaatgtataattatatatatttatttgTGGATGAGGCCTCTATATCACGAACGGCCCTGCCCGTGTGTTATCCCGGCTTGCTCTGCCGTGACACGGACCCCTTGCTTCTGGTGCAGGTGACAGAGTTCGCCTACGACGGATTCGTCGTCGGGATGGCGCAGTTCCTGCGAGCTGAAGGCAAGCTTGCGCGCAGGACCTCGCCGCCGTCTTGCCTCCCAGTCAGGAGCTGGGACGAGACGCTCCCTGTCTCATCGGCCATCCCTGCCGCCAAGGGGAGCATGGAGCATCAGGAGCACCAGCATCGATCTGGCCACCCTCGAGGCCTCGACATCGTCATCCCGTCGGGCCTGATCAGCCGGATCAGAGCTAACGAACTGTTAGGCGGGCCCTGCTGCACGGAGCTAGATGCCGTCAAGGTAGTGCTCTGGCGCTGCCGCACCCGCGCGACGACCATGTCGTGTGGACTGAATCTCTGACGCTGCTCAAATTCGCAAGCAACATACGCGCACACGCCGTGGCGCCGGCCGGATACTACGTCAAATGCATCCGCGTGTAGGTCGTCCGGGCGACGGCTGGCGTGGTGGCTAGCAGCGGCATTGGCCACCTCGTTGCTGTTGGGTCCCCGACCTCGACGGTCGGCTTTGTAGACGACAGCGATGGGTGGCGAATCGAGCTTCTGAGCGCGGTCACCGTGGTAA
This portion of the Zea mays cultivar B73 chromosome 2, Zm-B73-REFERENCE-NAM-5.0, whole genome shotgun sequence genome encodes:
- the LOC103646871 gene encoding acyl transferase 15 — encoded protein: MHGEASAQRNEWTAGTVVITKASPVVVRPSELELGRTPTPTLPAGDYTTVPLSSFDRRVPPMPATSLLVFERTINEPIETIKRALSRVLAHYRPMAGRLDGAGGIACTDEGVTFVGAAASCALKEATTTALQEMDLAVCYPGLLCRDADPLLLVQVTEFACGGFVVGVTSNHVAADGLGMAQFLQALGELARGTWPPSCIPVRSWDESLPVSSAIPAAKGSMEHHEPQHLATLDIVIPSDLISRIKADGCCSVLDAVMAVLWRCRTRATMSPGDAESPAPLKFACNMRAHAGAPAGYYGNCIRVQVVPATAVVVASSGIGHLVGLIRRAKEKVPDLLSTPGSGAAADHQGHQAAPPTSSLWYETFTVTDWRNLGLDTVDFGSGPPERVLLRHDRRAMVPGCVVCPPRRARRHGCDGVVVSSKFVKPQHVDALLAELAALATSG